One genomic segment of Mycolicibacterium gilvum includes these proteins:
- a CDS encoding leucyl aminopeptidase: MSTSVGYQPPAVAVAGALPKRPVQSSVLIVPVVSGDDGNGATVVGNPYLDAEATGEIEVALRALGAKGGNEQLTRVVVPALPVSSVLAVGLGKSRDEWSAETIRRAAGAAARSLSGVENVFTTLSDLDLEAAIEGLLLGAYRFTEFRSTKTAPTDAGIRKVTALTPDTRSATKDAAARAEAIAVAVATARDFVNTPPSHLFPAEFAERAKTLGEQAGLEVKILDEKALARDGYGGIIGVGKGSSRPPRLVRLAHRGGGRKGKKVALVGKGITFDTGGISIKPAANMHHMTSDMGGAAAVIATVVLAARQKLPIDVVAYVPMAENMPSSTAQRPGDVLTQYGGITVEVLNTDAEGRLVLADAIVRACEDNPDYLIETSTLTGAQTVALGSRTPGVMGSDEFRDRVAEISQEVGENAWAMPLPEELKDDLKSTVADLANVSGSRFAGMLVAGTYLREFVADGVEWAHIDIAAPAYNSGGPWGYTPKGGTGVPTRTMFAVLEDIAANG, translated from the coding sequence GTGAGCACCTCTGTCGGTTACCAGCCCCCCGCCGTCGCCGTCGCCGGTGCGCTGCCCAAACGCCCCGTCCAGTCGTCGGTCCTGATCGTGCCGGTCGTGTCGGGAGACGACGGCAACGGCGCCACCGTGGTGGGCAACCCGTATCTGGACGCCGAGGCGACCGGCGAGATCGAGGTGGCGCTGCGCGCGCTCGGCGCCAAGGGCGGCAATGAGCAGCTGACCAGGGTCGTGGTTCCCGCGCTGCCGGTGAGCAGTGTGCTGGCCGTCGGGCTGGGCAAGAGCCGCGACGAGTGGTCGGCCGAGACGATCCGGCGCGCGGCCGGTGCGGCGGCGCGATCGCTGTCCGGCGTCGAGAACGTCTTCACGACGTTGTCCGACCTCGACCTGGAGGCCGCGATCGAGGGTCTGCTGCTGGGGGCCTACCGGTTCACCGAGTTCCGCAGCACGAAGACCGCGCCCACCGACGCCGGCATCCGCAAGGTCACCGCGCTGACCCCGGACACCAGGTCGGCGACCAAGGATGCCGCCGCGCGCGCCGAGGCGATCGCGGTCGCGGTCGCGACGGCCCGCGACTTCGTCAACACTCCGCCCAGCCATCTGTTTCCGGCCGAATTCGCCGAGCGGGCAAAGACTCTGGGCGAGCAGGCGGGCCTGGAGGTCAAGATCCTCGACGAGAAGGCGCTGGCCCGGGACGGCTACGGCGGCATCATCGGGGTCGGCAAGGGTTCGTCGCGACCGCCGCGCCTGGTGCGGCTGGCCCATCGCGGCGGCGGCCGAAAAGGGAAGAAGGTCGCCCTCGTCGGCAAAGGCATCACGTTCGACACCGGCGGCATCTCGATCAAGCCCGCGGCCAACATGCACCACATGACCTCCGACATGGGCGGGGCGGCGGCGGTCATCGCGACGGTCGTGCTCGCGGCCCGGCAGAAGCTGCCGATCGATGTCGTCGCCTACGTGCCGATGGCCGAGAACATGCCGTCGTCGACCGCGCAGCGTCCCGGTGATGTGCTCACCCAGTACGGCGGCATCACCGTGGAGGTGCTCAACACCGACGCCGAGGGCCGGCTCGTGCTCGCCGACGCGATCGTGCGGGCCTGCGAGGACAACCCGGACTACCTGATCGAGACCTCCACGTTGACCGGCGCGCAGACCGTCGCGCTGGGCTCGCGCACACCGGGCGTGATGGGCAGCGACGAGTTCCGGGACCGCGTCGCGGAGATCTCGCAGGAGGTCGGCGAGAACGCGTGGGCGATGCCGCTGCCCGAAGAGCTCAAGGACGATCTGAAGTCGACGGTGGCCGACCTGGCCAACGTGAGCGGGTCGCGCTTCGCAGGCATGCTCGTCGCGGGCACCTACCTGCGGGAGTTCGTCGCCGACGGGGTCGAGTGGGCGCACATCGACATCGCGGCGCCGGCCTACAACTCGGGCGGACCGTGGGGTTACACCCCGAAGGGCGGCACCGGTGTGCCGACGCGCACGATGTTCGCGGTGCTGGAGGATATAGCGGCCAACGGCTGA
- a CDS encoding SDR family oxidoreductase, which yields MSSQRFVESRDGVRIAVYEEGAADGPTVVLVHGHADTHEAWDAVVALLAARFRIVRYDTRGAGRSAAPQRTSGFRLERYADDLAAVLDEVSVEAPVHVLAHDRGSAGVWRYLARPESRGRLASFTSVSGPAPEHVARYLRDTLARPQHPVRFAGGLGHLARLAAAAPRAMTDKTLRANLFPVSSGGDAHDVDIPVQLIVGSADPYPDPHLFEDRAGRPARLWRRDVKAGHVTPTSHPGILARALTQLVDHLDGAPAARELLRAQVGRPRKAFGDTLVAVTGAASGIGRATALAFAHHGADVVISDVNAAGLDETARLVTSAGVHAYPYTVDVADAAAVEAFAEQVCAEHGVPDVVVNNAGVGHAGFFLDTPAEEFDRVLDINFGGVVNGCRSFGKRLADRGVGGHIVNVASMASYTPVNVMNAYCTSKAAVFMFSDCLRAELDSFGIGLTTICPGFISTNIVDTTRFSLAQGRDDDVDVLRGRAQKGFSARKYGPEKVADAIVDAVRTNKAIRPVAPEARFVYGVAHALPQVLRSTARGGNFV from the coding sequence ATGAGCTCGCAGCGATTCGTCGAAAGTAGAGACGGCGTCCGGATCGCCGTCTACGAAGAGGGCGCGGCGGACGGACCGACGGTCGTCCTCGTGCACGGTCACGCCGACACCCACGAAGCGTGGGACGCGGTGGTGGCCCTGCTGGCCGCGAGATTCCGGATCGTCCGTTACGACACCAGGGGAGCGGGCCGATCCGCTGCGCCCCAACGTACTTCGGGCTTCAGACTGGAGCGCTACGCCGACGACCTCGCCGCGGTACTCGACGAGGTATCGGTGGAGGCACCTGTCCACGTGCTTGCCCACGACCGGGGATCGGCCGGAGTGTGGCGGTATCTGGCCCGCCCGGAATCGCGCGGCCGGCTCGCGTCGTTCACCTCGGTGTCAGGACCGGCGCCCGAGCACGTCGCGCGCTATCTGCGCGACACCCTGGCCAGACCCCAGCATCCCGTGCGCTTCGCCGGCGGGCTCGGCCACCTCGCTCGGCTCGCCGCCGCCGCGCCGCGCGCGATGACCGACAAGACGTTGCGCGCCAACCTGTTTCCCGTCTCCTCCGGCGGCGATGCACACGACGTCGACATCCCGGTGCAGCTGATCGTGGGCAGCGCCGACCCGTACCCGGACCCGCACCTCTTCGAGGACAGGGCCGGCCGGCCGGCGCGGCTGTGGCGCCGCGACGTCAAGGCCGGGCACGTGACGCCGACCTCGCACCCGGGAATCCTCGCCCGTGCGCTCACCCAACTCGTCGACCACCTCGACGGCGCACCGGCCGCGCGCGAACTCCTGCGAGCGCAGGTGGGCCGCCCCCGCAAGGCGTTCGGCGACACCCTGGTCGCGGTCACCGGAGCGGCCAGCGGCATCGGCCGTGCCACCGCCCTGGCGTTCGCCCACCACGGCGCCGACGTGGTGATCAGCGATGTCAACGCCGCCGGTCTGGACGAGACCGCTCGTCTGGTCACCTCCGCCGGCGTGCACGCGTACCCCTACACCGTCGACGTGGCCGATGCCGCGGCAGTGGAGGCCTTCGCCGAGCAGGTGTGCGCCGAGCACGGCGTCCCCGACGTCGTCGTCAACAACGCCGGCGTCGGGCACGCCGGGTTCTTCCTCGACACGCCTGCCGAGGAGTTCGACCGTGTGCTCGACATCAACTTCGGCGGCGTGGTCAACGGTTGCCGTTCGTTCGGCAAGCGCCTCGCCGACCGCGGGGTCGGCGGCCACATCGTCAACGTCGCATCGATGGCGTCCTACACCCCGGTGAACGTGATGAACGCATACTGCACGTCCAAGGCGGCGGTCTTCATGTTCTCCGATTGTCTACGCGCAGAACTGGATTCGTTCGGGATCGGGCTCACGACGATCTGCCCCGGCTTCATCAGCACCAACATCGTCGACACCACGCGGTTCTCGCTCGCGCAGGGCCGCGACGACGACGTCGACGTGCTGCGCGGACGGGCGCAGAAAGGCTTCTCGGCGCGCAAGTACGGACCCGAGAAGGTCGCCGACGCCATCGTCGACGCCGTCAGGACCAACAAGGCGATCCGGCCCGTCGCCCCCGAGGCCCGCTTCGTCTACGGCGTCGCGCACGCATTGCCGCAGGTGCTGCGCAGCACCGCGCGCGGTGGGAACTTCGTGTAG
- the sucB gene encoding 2-oxoglutarate dehydrogenase, E2 component, dihydrolipoamide succinyltransferase, translated as MAISVQMPALGESVTEGTVTRWLKQEGDTVEEDEPLLEVSTDKVDTEIPSPASGVLKKIVAQEDDTVEVGGELAVIGDADDSDSDDSDSDDAGDSDDSEAEDSGDEAEPAAEESEPEPEPEPEDEDEPEPEPKKKSSGGSGSSGSGTSVTMPELGESVTEGTVTRWLKEVGDTVEVDEPLVEVSTDKVDTEIPSPVAGTLLSITAEEDDTVEVGGELAKIGDAGAEEESEPEPEPEPEPEPEPEPEPEPEPKQTKPESKPSEEAAPEPKSESKPEAESKPEPKPKPEPEPKRESKPEAESSGDSPYVTPLVRKLAGEHGVDLASVKGTGVGGRIRKQDVLAAAEKSKAPKEDAPKAEPAAEAPGKTTQAPAPEGALAHLRGTTQKANRIRQITAKKTRESLQTTAQLTQVHEVDMTRIVALRAKAKAGFAEREGVNLTYLPFIARAVIDALKLHPNVNASYNEESKEITYHEAEHLGIAVDTEQGLLSPVIHNAGDLSLGGLARAISDIAGRARSGNLKPDELSGGTFTITNIGSQGALFDTPILVPPQAAMLGTGAIVKRPRIIVDEFGNESIGVRSVSYLPLTYDHRLIDGADAGRFVTTIKRRLEEGAFEADLGL; from the coding sequence ATGGCAATCTCCGTCCAGATGCCCGCACTCGGAGAGAGCGTTACCGAGGGGACCGTCACCCGCTGGTTGAAGCAGGAGGGAGACACGGTCGAGGAGGACGAGCCACTGCTCGAGGTGTCGACCGACAAGGTCGACACCGAGATCCCGTCTCCGGCATCAGGTGTGTTGAAGAAGATCGTCGCGCAGGAGGACGACACCGTCGAGGTCGGCGGAGAGCTCGCCGTGATCGGCGACGCCGACGACAGTGACTCCGACGACAGTGACTCCGACGATGCCGGCGACAGTGACGACAGCGAGGCCGAGGACAGCGGCGACGAGGCCGAACCTGCCGCCGAGGAATCCGAGCCCGAGCCCGAGCCGGAACCCGAAGACGAAGACGAGCCCGAACCCGAGCCCAAGAAGAAGTCCTCGGGCGGATCCGGGTCCTCCGGATCGGGGACGTCGGTGACGATGCCCGAGCTCGGCGAGTCGGTCACCGAAGGCACCGTGACGCGGTGGCTGAAGGAGGTCGGCGACACCGTCGAGGTCGACGAGCCGCTCGTCGAGGTGTCCACCGACAAGGTCGACACCGAGATCCCGTCGCCCGTCGCCGGCACTCTGCTGTCGATCACGGCCGAGGAGGACGACACCGTCGAGGTCGGCGGAGAGCTCGCCAAGATCGGTGACGCGGGCGCCGAGGAAGAATCCGAGCCGGAACCGGAACCGGAGCCCGAACCCGAGCCCGAACCCGAGCCTGAACCCGAGCCCGAGCCGAAGCAGACGAAGCCCGAGTCCAAGCCCTCCGAGGAGGCGGCACCCGAGCCCAAGTCCGAGTCCAAGCCCGAAGCCGAGTCCAAGCCCGAGCCCAAGCCGAAGCCCGAACCGGAGCCCAAGCGCGAGTCGAAGCCCGAAGCCGAGTCGTCGGGCGACAGCCCCTACGTGACGCCGCTGGTGCGCAAGCTGGCCGGTGAGCACGGCGTCGACCTCGCGTCGGTCAAGGGCACCGGTGTCGGGGGACGCATCCGCAAGCAGGACGTGCTCGCGGCCGCCGAGAAGAGCAAGGCGCCCAAGGAGGACGCCCCGAAGGCGGAACCGGCCGCCGAGGCTCCGGGCAAGACCACTCAGGCACCGGCGCCGGAGGGCGCGCTGGCCCACCTGCGCGGCACGACGCAGAAGGCCAACCGGATCCGGCAGATCACGGCCAAGAAGACCCGGGAGTCGCTGCAGACCACGGCACAGCTGACCCAGGTCCACGAGGTCGACATGACCAGGATCGTCGCGCTGCGGGCCAAGGCCAAGGCGGGCTTCGCCGAGCGCGAGGGTGTCAACCTGACCTACCTGCCGTTCATCGCCAGAGCGGTCATCGACGCGTTGAAGCTGCATCCGAACGTCAACGCCAGCTACAACGAGGAATCCAAGGAGATCACCTACCACGAGGCCGAGCACCTGGGCATCGCCGTCGACACCGAGCAGGGCCTGCTCTCCCCGGTGATCCACAACGCCGGCGACCTGTCGCTGGGCGGGCTGGCGCGGGCCATCTCCGACATCGCCGGGCGTGCCCGCTCGGGCAACCTCAAGCCCGACGAGCTGTCCGGCGGCACGTTCACCATCACCAACATCGGCAGCCAGGGCGCGTTGTTCGACACACCGATCCTGGTCCCGCCGCAGGCGGCGATGCTGGGTACCGGTGCGATCGTCAAGCGCCCCCGCATCATCGTCGACGAGTTCGGTAACGAGTCGATCGGTGTGCGCTCGGTGAGCTACCTGCCGCTGACCTACGATCACCGCCTCATCGACGGTGCCGACGCGGGACGGTTCGTGACCACCATCAAGCGGCGTCTCGAAGAAGGTGCGTTCGAGGCCGACCTGGGGCTGTAG
- a CDS encoding TIGR01777 family oxidoreductase has product MRSDSVVAIAGSSGLIGTALVYALRATDHRVIRIVRRAPSNADEVFWNPDTGEFDATALDGVDAVVNLCGVNVGQKRWSGAFKQSLRDSRIGPTEVLANAVVEAQVPVLVNASAVGFYGDTGSTPVDETAGPGQNFLARLAIDWEAATTVASQSGVRVVLTRTGLVMAPSGGMLSRLRLLFSLGLGARLGNGRQYLSWISLEDQVRALLFAISHDEMAGPVNVTGPAPVTNAEFTTALGRALNRPTPLAVPGFVLRAALGEFADEGVLGGQRAIPAALERAGFQFHHHTIGEALAFATAPQRE; this is encoded by the coding sequence ATGCGTTCGGATTCGGTCGTCGCGATCGCCGGATCATCTGGGCTGATCGGCACGGCGCTGGTGTATGCGCTGCGCGCCACCGATCACCGGGTGATCCGCATCGTGCGGCGGGCGCCGTCGAACGCCGACGAGGTGTTCTGGAACCCGGACACCGGCGAGTTCGACGCGACCGCGCTGGACGGCGTCGACGCCGTGGTGAACCTCTGCGGGGTCAATGTCGGTCAGAAGCGGTGGTCGGGCGCCTTCAAACAGAGCCTGCGCGACAGCCGCATCGGCCCGACGGAGGTGCTGGCCAACGCGGTGGTCGAGGCGCAGGTGCCGGTTCTGGTCAACGCCAGCGCCGTCGGCTTCTACGGCGACACCGGGTCCACCCCGGTCGATGAGACGGCCGGCCCGGGCCAGAACTTCCTGGCCCGCCTCGCGATCGACTGGGAGGCGGCGACGACGGTGGCGTCGCAGTCGGGTGTCCGCGTGGTGCTGACGCGCACCGGGCTGGTGATGGCGCCGTCGGGCGGCATGCTCAGCCGGCTGCGACTGCTGTTCTCGCTGGGGCTGGGGGCGCGACTGGGCAACGGTCGGCAGTACCTGTCGTGGATCAGCCTGGAGGATCAGGTGCGCGCGCTGCTGTTCGCGATCTCGCACGACGAGATGGCCGGGCCGGTGAACGTGACCGGTCCCGCACCGGTCACCAACGCCGAGTTCACCACCGCGCTGGGGCGGGCGCTGAACCGGCCGACCCCGTTGGCGGTCCCGGGTTTCGTGCTGCGTGCCGCGTTGGGCGAGTTCGCCGACGAGGGCGTCCTGGGCGGCCAGCGGGCGATTCCGGCGGCGCTGGAGCGGGCCGGTTTCCAGTTCCACCACCACACCATCGGTGAGGCACTGGCGTTCGCCACGGCACCGCAGCGTGAGTAG
- the lipB gene encoding lipoyl(octanoyl) transferase LipB — protein sequence MAQSIRSGTEPVRVQWLGRIDYQAAWDLQRELAEERIAGGPDSLLLLEHPEVYTAGRRTLAHERPVDGTPVIDTDRGGKITWHGPGQLVGYPIIGLAEPLDVVNFVRRLEESLISVCASFGVQTGRVEGRSGVWVAGDGGTPDRKIAAIGIRVARATTLHGFAINCDCDLGAFGSIVPCGIADAGVTSLTAELGRTVGVAEVIDRVSEAVLDALDGRIALGVASSPGVDSAQ from the coding sequence ATGGCGCAATCGATCCGGTCGGGCACCGAGCCGGTGCGGGTGCAGTGGCTGGGCAGGATCGACTACCAGGCGGCGTGGGATCTGCAGCGCGAACTCGCCGAGGAGCGGATCGCGGGCGGGCCCGACTCGCTGCTGCTGCTTGAGCATCCCGAGGTGTACACCGCGGGGCGGCGCACGCTGGCGCACGAACGGCCGGTCGACGGCACACCGGTGATCGACACCGACCGTGGCGGCAAGATCACCTGGCACGGCCCCGGCCAGCTGGTGGGCTATCCCATCATCGGTCTGGCCGAACCGCTCGACGTCGTGAATTTCGTTCGCCGACTGGAAGAGTCGCTGATCTCCGTGTGCGCGTCGTTCGGGGTCCAGACCGGTCGTGTCGAGGGCCGATCCGGGGTCTGGGTGGCAGGCGACGGCGGCACACCCGACCGCAAGATCGCGGCGATCGGCATCCGCGTGGCGCGGGCCACGACACTGCACGGTTTCGCGATCAACTGCGACTGCGATCTCGGCGCGTTCGGCTCGATCGTGCCGTGCGGCATCGCCGATGCGGGCGTGACGTCGCTGACCGCCGAGCTGGGCCGCACGGTCGGGGTGGCCGAGGTGATCGACCGGGTCAGCGAAGCGGTGCTGGACGCCCTGGACGGCCGCATCGCGCTCGGTGTCGCGTCTTCGCCGGGCGTAGACTCGGCCCAGTGA
- the lipA gene encoding lipoyl synthase, with amino-acid sequence MSIAPDGRKLLRLEVRNAETPIERKPPWIKTRAKMGPEYKELKGLVRREGLHTVCEEAGCPNIFECWEDREATFLIGGEQCTRRCDFCQIDTGKPADLDRDEPRRVAESVQAMGLRYSTVTGVARDDLPDGGAWLYAETVRQIKALNPNTGVELLIPDFNADPDQLRAVFESRPEVLAHNVETVPRIFKRIRPGFRYERSLAVITAARDYGLVTKSNLILGMGETPEEVRAALHDLHDAGCDIVTITQYLRPSPRHHPVERWVHPDEFVDHERYANEIGFAGVLAGPLVRSSYRAGKLYAQTVAKRSAVSLSNGEIA; translated from the coding sequence GTGAGTATCGCCCCTGACGGCCGGAAGCTGTTGCGGCTCGAAGTCCGCAATGCCGAGACGCCCATCGAGCGCAAGCCACCGTGGATCAAGACGCGGGCGAAGATGGGGCCGGAGTACAAAGAGCTCAAGGGCCTGGTGCGCCGTGAGGGTCTGCACACCGTGTGTGAGGAAGCCGGCTGCCCGAACATCTTCGAATGCTGGGAAGACCGCGAGGCGACGTTCCTGATCGGTGGCGAGCAGTGCACCCGTCGCTGCGATTTCTGCCAGATCGACACCGGCAAGCCCGCGGATCTCGACCGCGACGAGCCGCGCCGTGTCGCCGAGAGTGTGCAGGCGATGGGCCTGCGCTACTCGACCGTCACCGGGGTGGCCCGCGATGATCTGCCCGACGGCGGCGCGTGGCTCTACGCCGAGACGGTGCGCCAGATCAAGGCGCTGAACCCGAACACCGGCGTCGAGCTGCTGATCCCCGATTTCAACGCCGACCCCGACCAACTGCGGGCGGTGTTCGAGTCCCGGCCGGAAGTGTTGGCGCACAACGTCGAGACGGTGCCGCGCATCTTCAAGCGGATCCGTCCGGGGTTCCGCTACGAGCGCAGCCTGGCGGTGATCACCGCGGCGCGCGACTACGGGCTGGTGACCAAGAGCAATCTGATCCTCGGCATGGGCGAGACGCCCGAGGAGGTGCGCGCCGCGCTGCACGACCTTCACGACGCCGGCTGCGACATCGTGACGATCACCCAGTACCTGCGCCCGTCGCCCCGCCACCATCCGGTGGAACGCTGGGTGCACCCCGACGAGTTCGTCGACCACGAGCGCTACGCGAACGAGATCGGCTTCGCCGGTGTCCTCGCAGGTCCGCTGGTCCGGTCTTCGTATCGGGCGGGCAAGCTGTACGCCCAGACGGTGGCCAAGCGATCGGCCGTATCCTTGTCCAATGGCGAAATCGCGTAA
- a CDS encoding DUF4191 domain-containing protein: MAKSRKPAQDKEVANRAAKKEAKAARKAASKQRRSQLWQAFQIQRKEDKRLLPYMIGAFVLIVGLSVVGGIYAGGFTTYMLIPLGIVLGALVAFIIFGRRAQKSVYKKAEGQTGAAAWALDNMRGKWRVTPGVAATGHFDAVHRVIGRPGVIFVGEGAANRVKPLLAQEKKRTARLIGDTPIYDIIIGNGEGEVPLSKLERHLNKLPANITVKQLDALESRLAALGSKIGPAAMPKGPLPAQAKMRGVQRTVRRR; this comes from the coding sequence ATGGCGAAATCGCGTAAGCCCGCGCAGGATAAAGAGGTGGCCAATCGCGCTGCTAAAAAAGAGGCCAAGGCGGCCCGCAAGGCGGCATCCAAGCAGCGGCGCAGTCAGCTGTGGCAGGCGTTCCAGATCCAGCGCAAAGAGGACAAGCGGCTTCTGCCGTACATGATCGGCGCGTTCGTGCTGATCGTCGGGCTTTCCGTGGTGGGCGGCATCTATGCCGGCGGCTTCACCACCTACATGTTGATCCCGCTGGGCATCGTGCTCGGTGCGCTGGTGGCGTTCATCATCTTCGGCCGGCGCGCGCAGAAGTCGGTCTACAAGAAGGCCGAAGGGCAGACCGGTGCGGCTGCGTGGGCCCTGGACAACATGCGCGGGAAGTGGCGGGTGACGCCGGGCGTCGCGGCGACCGGACATTTCGACGCCGTGCACCGGGTGATCGGCCGCCCCGGTGTGATCTTCGTCGGCGAAGGGGCGGCCAACCGGGTCAAGCCGCTGTTGGCGCAGGAGAAGAAGCGCACCGCCCGCCTCATCGGTGACACCCCGATCTACGACATCATCATCGGCAACGGCGAGGGCGAGGTCCCGCTGTCGAAACTGGAGCGGCACCTCAACAAGCTGCCCGCCAACATCACGGTCAAACAACTCGACGCGCTGGAGTCACGGTTGGCTGCGCTGGGGTCCAAGATCGGACCGGCGGCCATGCCGAAGGGCCCGCTGCCCGCGCAGGCGAAGATGCGCGGCGTGCAGCGCACGGTGCGCCGGCGCTGA
- a CDS encoding amidohydrolase gives MCTACEWAPHFAAYGRRNPVTRRTALRAAAVTALAVTAAACATGPDSDTSVTSAASGAEAPDFVFHNGRVYTVTESAPWAEAVVVTGNSITFVGDNAAARALAGPDTEVIDLAGKLLMPGFVEGHIHPFLGSFLSTGVDLQVPTRQDALNAIAAYATDKADGPVRGFGWRVDMFGPQGPTRTELDSVLPDRPGFFFAIDGHSMWANSKALEMAGISRDSEDPIPGFSYYVRDENGEPTGYVLEVDAVLGLVNAIEPISTDSMEQLLRAWLPKASEAGITSVFDAGVPPIGGDQGALIELYTNVESRGELPFRVVASYSVKSPPVDDAVAELTGIRDRISSDLVQVNVVKIIGDGTQEGYTAWLLEPYADKPDSIGGSPFTDDQWRQLVREVDAAGFDVHIHACGERTARTALDSIEAAAKVNPARERRHTVAHLVYLEEPDSRRFGDLGVIAEFSANWFSADPDTVINLAARYGAPRKDNLYRIQDVLSSGGRVSLGTDWPAAGYFSTYKPLDSIQIGVTRQLIGDPAAEVLSPADQKLTVEQAVHANTLGAAYQLRLDGLVGSVETGKRADLIVVDRNIFEIDPHDIHSAAVTLTMMDGEIRHRV, from the coding sequence ATGTGCACCGCGTGTGAATGGGCGCCCCACTTCGCGGCCTACGGACGTCGCAACCCGGTGACCCGCAGGACCGCGTTGCGCGCCGCGGCCGTGACCGCGCTTGCCGTCACCGCTGCGGCCTGCGCGACCGGGCCGGATTCGGACACCTCGGTGACCTCGGCCGCTTCCGGGGCCGAGGCTCCGGACTTCGTCTTCCACAACGGGCGCGTCTACACCGTCACCGAGTCGGCGCCGTGGGCCGAAGCCGTCGTCGTCACCGGAAATTCGATCACCTTCGTCGGCGACAACGCCGCGGCGAGGGCACTCGCCGGGCCGGACACCGAGGTGATCGACCTCGCCGGCAAACTGCTGATGCCCGGGTTCGTCGAGGGTCACATTCACCCGTTCCTCGGTTCGTTCCTGTCCACGGGCGTCGACCTGCAGGTGCCGACCCGCCAGGACGCGCTGAACGCCATCGCCGCCTACGCGACAGACAAAGCGGACGGCCCGGTGCGCGGTTTCGGTTGGCGCGTCGACATGTTCGGACCCCAGGGACCGACGCGCACGGAGCTGGACTCGGTGCTGCCCGACCGTCCGGGGTTCTTCTTCGCGATCGACGGGCACAGCATGTGGGCCAACAGCAAGGCCCTGGAGATGGCCGGGATCAGCCGAGACAGCGAAGACCCCATTCCCGGGTTCAGCTATTACGTGCGCGACGAGAACGGTGAACCGACGGGCTATGTGCTCGAGGTCGACGCTGTTCTCGGGCTGGTGAACGCCATCGAGCCGATCTCCACCGATTCGATGGAGCAGCTGCTAAGGGCATGGTTGCCGAAGGCTTCCGAAGCGGGCATCACCTCGGTCTTCGACGCCGGCGTGCCGCCGATCGGCGGCGACCAGGGTGCGCTCATCGAGCTGTACACCAACGTGGAGAGCCGCGGCGAGCTCCCGTTCCGGGTGGTCGCGTCCTACAGCGTGAAGTCACCGCCGGTCGACGACGCGGTGGCCGAGCTGACCGGCATCCGCGACCGGATCTCGTCGGATCTGGTGCAGGTCAACGTGGTCAAGATCATCGGTGACGGTACCCAGGAGGGCTATACGGCCTGGCTGCTGGAACCGTATGCCGACAAACCGGATTCCATCGGAGGGTCGCCGTTCACCGACGATCAGTGGCGACAACTGGTGCGGGAGGTTGACGCCGCCGGCTTCGACGTGCACATCCACGCGTGCGGTGAGCGCACCGCCCGTACCGCGCTGGACTCGATCGAGGCGGCGGCCAAGGTCAACCCTGCGCGCGAGCGCAGGCACACGGTGGCCCACCTGGTCTACCTCGAGGAACCGGACAGCCGCCGCTTCGGCGACCTGGGCGTCATCGCGGAGTTCAGTGCCAACTGGTTCTCCGCCGACCCCGACACGGTGATCAATCTCGCCGCGCGGTACGGCGCCCCGCGAAAGGACAACCTGTACCGCATCCAGGACGTCCTGAGTTCGGGCGGACGCGTCTCGCTGGGGACCGACTGGCCGGCGGCGGGCTACTTCTCGACCTACAAGCCGCTCGATTCGATCCAGATCGGGGTGACGCGCCAGCTCATCGGTGACCCCGCGGCCGAGGTGCTGTCCCCCGCCGACCAGAAGCTGACCGTGGAGCAGGCCGTGCACGCCAACACTCTCGGCGCGGCGTATCAGCTACGGCTGGACGGCCTGGTCGGCTCGGTCGAGACCGGCAAGCGTGCCGATCTGATCGTGGTGGACCGCAACATCTTCGAGATCGATCCGCACGACATCCACAGCGCCGCGGTGACGTTGACGATGATGGACGGCGAGATCCGCCACCGGGTGTAG
- a CDS encoding RDD family protein — MARSIGSWLSGPSQSDDSGQRASTYPGERLGLPEHGSGSIARFGRRIAALLVDWLTCYGLTALAVAFGWISVGFQSTAVLLVWLVLGVVSVRLFGFTPGQLLLGLKVIAVDNRMHVGSGRALARGLLIALVIPALFTDSDQRGLHDLATKTAVVRR, encoded by the coding sequence ATGGCCCGCAGCATTGGGTCCTGGCTGTCGGGACCGTCGCAATCCGACGACTCCGGGCAGCGGGCCTCCACCTATCCCGGCGAACGTCTCGGACTACCTGAGCACGGATCCGGCTCGATCGCCCGCTTCGGCCGCCGCATCGCGGCGCTGCTCGTCGACTGGCTGACGTGCTACGGGCTGACCGCCCTGGCCGTGGCGTTCGGCTGGATCAGCGTCGGGTTCCAGTCCACCGCGGTGCTGCTCGTCTGGCTGGTGCTCGGCGTGGTGTCGGTCCGGTTGTTCGGATTCACCCCCGGCCAGCTCCTGCTCGGGTTGAAGGTCATCGCGGTCGACAACCGCATGCATGTCGGCTCCGGACGCGCCCTGGCCCGTGGCCTGCTGATCGCGCTGGTGATCCCCGCGCTGTTCACCGACTCGGACCAGCGCGGCCTGCACGATCTCGCCACCAAGACCGCCGTCGTCCGACGCTGA